ttcgtagtagtagtggagggaTGGCCAGACATGATGTCGATGTATCCAGAACACTAAGTGAGACGGATAACTAAGTCCCGATGTATCCAGAACACTAAGTGAGACGGATAACTAAGTCCCAAGAAACCTTTTGTTTTGCACTACTGACCAGGTAGGGCAGTTTTATGACTTTTGCCCAATctctactttatatatatatatatatatatatatatatatatatatatatatatatatatatatatatatatatatatatatatatatatatatatatatatgggagtcAGGTAAAATTGACCCCTTAAAATACCCTAGCTTCTCTGTCCAGGTACCAGTTACAGTTAATTTAGTCTGAACATCAGTGTTTAGGATGACAGTTTAACCCCATGTAGTGAGCCACTTATGAAGAAAACCTTAAAGCTCCACTTCTAGACAGCTACTGGGAGGAGCTTATATTTTTCAAGATTTGGAATTGAGTATACTTGTCTATTCTGAAAATCAACACCGGAGTAAAAAGcttattcttcatttcctcttctctgtaacattttcatattttttttccagtaatcTTTATTAAATCTCCAATATCTGCAAGTTTCTGATTGCTGACATCTACAAATTATTGTTTTCATgctaatattacaaaaaatatttcggtagtaataataatatcataatattaatataataatatcaTAATATTATAAGCCATATTATTGTAAAGTTTTGCTCAATTTATGATGATGAAACAGCAGACTTAATTTTTTGGtgctttaaatattttttcctcattactgATCTCATTCAGTATTAAATACTGTGCACACTattccttgtatttctttttatcttgttttgtgGATGTGCCAACACAAATGTACCTTTCCCAGATATTCTTTGGAGTGTTCATCTTTGGTGTGTTCCACGGGTTGGTGTTCCTGCCAGTGCTGCTGAGTCTGATTGGTCCTGCACCCTACAGCACTGGCTCAGCTGCCCCACTGGATAGTGAGAACATTTCCAGCTACTCCAGTGAGAAGATGCTGGTGATCAATGGCCATTCATACACCCAGGTAATTTGTCTTGGTGGTGGGACCATTTCTTGTGTCATTCACTAGTAAAGGGATCACTTGTATTGTAACTCACCCATTCATTGCTGAAACCACCACTTTAGGTAGCTGGCATTCATTATTACTGCCTCCTCTTATGCTTAAAGATGCTTCATTCCATAATAATGGAATTGCTTATAGTTTTAGTGATCATTACTTGGACTTTTAACCCTGGAAGGTAACTCATTCATTACACTCCAGAAATAAGGCTTATTGTTTTCTGCTGGAGTTTCTGGGCTAAACCAGCCACTGTTATCTGAGCTTGTTGTGACCACAATTGGCCAAATAggtgtttcttttgagtgttagcTGTTGTCCTTTGAGTCTTTGTTATGGCCATTCCTTTTTTGGCAAGGGGGTTCTTGGGAAAAATGATCAAATTAATAGGTAAAAGACAGTTTGATACTAAGTGGCAATAACCAGTAAGCCACAGAAAAGCTAAAATAAGAAAGTAGGTGACCCAAAAACCATTAACAATACATATTACAGTTGTTATCCAGTGTCATGTGCTATATTCATGGAAAGAATGGGTTTGTCATATTTTTGCAAGTATTATGTCATTAAAGTAAGTGGTAGTTTAAATCCTGTATCTCATTCTTGTGCAGGATAGTGACACTAATTTCAAGATTATAGCTTGTCAGTTGACAAACTATGCTTTTCACACTGATTATCACAAGATATTCCTGAGGTTCTGCACTTGTTTTCTAAATGAATGCTTTTCTCTTTGCAGCAcatgtgagagtgagaggaagatggCTGCAGAAAAAACGAAATCTCAAGCTATTTATTTAGTATAGAATTTCTAGCAGTAGGTAGCCATTTTGTATTCACAGttgtatattaatttttttttacttatttattacatGTTACTTAGGAATATATAGGCACTATATAATTTGCCAATCTGAGGAGAGTGGGATAACTAGATTGAATTTAACTTTTGGTTGAAGTTGAATTGTCAGCAGCAATCTTCCTGATGTAGACTTGGCTTGAAGGATAATACTTGTGCTAAGATTTACATATGTGAGAGAGACCAGTGTAGAATGACAGACAAGTCAAGGATGGAAGGATGTCAAATGTACAATGCTTGTGGTGTGAGATTGATGATGGAGTTGCAAGATATTGAATGTCTGGAACAGTTTGTCAGAAGTTTAGCTGACATTTGGGACCACAGCAAGCTTGTATGATAGGTAGTTAAATATGGAGCATATGAGGGGATCAAGGCAGTACTATTATGTGGTTTAACAAAGTAGAAAGAATgccaggaaattaaatgactaagACTGTATTTTAGTATGATTAATGCAGTAAATGTAATGGAATAGTAGGATAGTGCTAGAGCACATGACAGGGTGAAAGGAGGTGGTGCTGCATGTACAGAGTAATTACAAGGAATGGAGACTTGTGGTCATCCTCTCTGGGGAGAAGTTCTTGGGAACTGGCATTAGTTATAGGAAGATTAAAGTAGAGGTTGGGACAACTGGCTAGAACTATCAATGCTGAATTCCTGAATTGTACTGTCTACTGCATTCTAGATTCATGACCTCATTGGCCAGGAATGCAAGTTTTGTATCCACAACAATGCATTCTGGGAGGTGTAAATCCCCTGGATTTATTTATAAGTGGTGACCAGTCACCCCTGCACTGCCTGCTCTTCATGTCTCCATTATgctttcatcctctctcatcatttctttTCTGAGGTGTGCTTAAGACAACATAGCACTAGCATTTTGTTAATTGAAAAATAATATTGTTCatgttctcattattttttatcatttgctgtatgcataaaaaaattacattaagctgaaaggagaaaaatgctgAGGTTGTGGAATAATTTAAAGTTATTATGAAGGGTAAAATTACCAAGCATTGAACTCAAACTCTAATGCAGGACACACTAGCAttgctccttttctctctctctctctattccttcccaCCAAGGCTTGAGCATTGAACACATTTACACAGCATATTTGCTACCAGTGACAGGAGAGTGGAATTCAGGACTCCTGTGTTACTAACTCAACTCCCAACATACCATCCACTGAACCTACAACTGCCTCCCATTTATCTTCCCTCCAGTATCCAGTGTTGATACTAAAATCAGTGATCATAATGTTACTGGAAATCATGAtggtcataataataataataatcttaattaGTAATATTACTGtgatattataaacaattaGTCTGTATGTAATAATGTTCATTACCATTTTAAGAATTACTAATTTTAGCATCAACAGTGGGTGCTGGTTGGAAATGGACAGCAGTTATCGGTGGGTTAGTCCTCGCAACACTTACTTATCAGAGAGATTAAGTGTTATGCTGTCTGTTGTGTTCATGCCTTGACACGGAAtgatgagtgagagggaagaagcaATATAGGCATGTCCTGCATTACAGCTTGGTTGAGTATAGTATTCTGTAATTTTATCTATTCTGCAACCTTGGCactccattactttttttagTAAGTGCAACAGTTAAGTAATTGGATATGTTGccttggaagaaaaaaatgatgagggAATGAAGAGTGAGGTGGCACAGGAGTGACTTGCCACCCATTCTGTTAAATCTagaggatttttattttttggaatgtgctgctgctgcaaaaACTCCATTCCTGGTTGACGTGGTGAATGAGGCTAGAGTATATGAGATGTAATCAGAAAGTTACAAGACATACCTGTTCCAAGTTTCACTGGTATCTCCTTCATGGTAGATGATATGCCACTTCCAGAACTTCTGCCATGCTTGGTGTGTGGCCTCTAATTAATTTTCTCCAAGCACCAACTGTGATTTGAGCTAGGTGTCTGTGGAAGTCTCAAAACAGCATCCCTTCAGCTTGAACTTCATCTTGGGAAACTAATGAGTCACAGGGAGCCAATCTGGTGAGTAAGTGGGATGAGAAGCAATTGAATTATGTTATTGTGGGCTAAAATTTAATTTGTACACTGTCATGATGGATCACTGTGAATTGCCATTGCACTACATTTCAGTTTGTTTGCAGTGAATGTTTTCCCTGAGACACTTCAGAATAGTCACCCGGTTGCTACTGCGCCATGTCTCATCTTGTTCACGCCAAATGTGACCATTCTAAGGTGGTCTGATGGAAAAGATTCGGTGCAAAGTAGCTGCTGAACTGGTGTGATGGCAATTCAATTATCCATCATGACATTCTTGCCCCCTCACATTTTTGGCCCACACCAACATTTTCATTGCTTCCCATACTACTTCCTGGATTGGActccatgatttttttctttccgaaaatgaagatgaagggatACGGTTTTGACACTGGAAAAGATCCAGAGCAAATTGCAGATGTTGCTTGACGCACTTGGAAAAAGGACTTCCTTACAGTGTACCAGACATAGCAGAAGTACTGGGAGTGGTGTACTGACTATCTTGAAGGAGATGGCAGCAGAACTTGAATcaggtatatttttttcatagatgATCACACATCTTAATGTTTATCTGAAATGGAAAATGTTGAAAGTAAAGTAAATCTACAGTGATATTCCTttattaaaatatataaagaacaaCAATTTGAGAATGTACAGAATGTTGAAACAAATTATCTCTACCGTATTGTCATTAATTGTTAAACTGGAGTTTGTCTGGTATGCAGCAGATATTATTGTCTGCCATTGTCAGTACATCTCCTGTGCCAACTTGTGCAGATTCCTGAAGCACCAGATACTGTTGCTTATGATTCATTCTTGGCCTTCCCTTTGGACCACTCATAGCTGAAAGAGTGACTTTTGTGAAAGGGCATTCAGTATAGCTTCCATATCTCTGAAATATACTTGTGCTTCCAATTTATAGtaaggtgagagagcaaaagctCATGAATCCAATGTGTGGTGTACTACCCCCTGTGGAGGCCTCTGAAAATGCCTGTATAATATGTATACCATTATTAAATCCTACAGCATCTCCATTTGTGAATTTGTTTTATGACAACCAGTATTCTGTTTGCCTTTGTCAATAATTTGCTTCATAATATGATTTAAAACTGCCTTTAAATTCTAGGACTTCTTTAAAATCCTCCCTTTACCTAAAGGCAAAGTCATGGAGATAAAACTCATTCTTTTAAACCCTCCCTTTACCTAAAGAAAACTCATTCTTTGAAACCCTTCCATCACCTAAAGGCACAGTCATGGATTAAAAAGTAATTATTGCTTCATTATTGTCAATATTGTGGTATCCATATTTCTATTATGGAAGTAATGCAGGCAGTTTCTCACAAAATGCTGctagcacgcacacacacacacacacacacacacactatatacagGATACAGCAGAAATGCCTCCCACATTTCAAAgattaacaaaaggaaaatttaaaggttaaaaggaaaaatatggtaGGTATTTCTGCCACACCCTGTATTATATACACATGTGCAGGACCAAACAGTAAAAAGGCTGGTCACAAAATGCCCACTTCATATTCATAGCAGGCACACTGATGGGGGAGGGAAAATTATGTATGCATCCTCTtcatgaagaatgaaaaatggtaaaaattttatgaaaaaatgaaaaatggcaTAAACTATGGCACAAAGTAGTAAACATGCAATATGAACCTAAATAGTTGAGATCTATTTCATTAACACAACTTCTTTACAAACTGACAACAGGAGGTGATATTTAAGTGTATCATCAATAACCACAAAACACTGAAGTATTCTCGTCAGATTTAATGACATGGCAATACTTACTGGGCTATGCGGCACAGCTGATAGATCCCAGTTCCTGCCACAAACATGTTGACACTAAAGAGATACCAGTTCTTGGGGATGATCACTAGGGAGTACCTGCAAGAAGTGAATGCCATCAGAATACATGCTGCAGGAATCAGTAAGTGTGGATTAAATTGCACAAGATCTATCCAAAAAATGTTTCATCGCTGAAGTTGCACTCTTTTCTGGGAAACTCCTTGCATGGAACAACCCTTGGAAAAATGGCCCCAAGGCACCTTCATGCCACCACATAGCTTATTTGGTCCTTTGctcactttttattaatttcccacatcttttttcttacattccttAATTCATTCCTAGTTGCCTTAAGTAGTTTTTATCCACCCTCTGAAGTTATcccataaaaaataagtaaatttaatTATCCAAATGGGAcatgcaagagaaagagaggagtagAGATTAAAACAGCTATTTTACACAATACATTCCACCAAATAAAAACCAGACAAGAATCTTCTGTCTAACCTTGACCAGATGGTGCCAGTGGCAGCCAGGGCAGTAGACTGGGAGGCAGACAGTTTCTCAGCCGGCCGAGCCAGATCCCCCAGACCAGCAATCACCAGTCCCTGGGGCAAGACATGCATACTGCATCAGATGACTTGATTACAGTTACCACACAGCCCTCCTAACCTGAATTCTTCATGTGTTGGAGAGAAAGGATTCACTACTACAGCTAACAAAGTCCACAAAGAATGCTATATATGTTATTCCTGAACCAAAGACTACCAGCTATGGGTTTCTTAACCCTTATGACCTAggacaaaatataaacaatgtGTTTGGAATACAGGCATAAGAATGCAGATGCAATTCCCCATACACACATCTTATCTTATGTAAAAATACACTCCTTATTAAACAAAACAGATAATTATATAGCAAGTGAAACCTtagaatttatattttcttatgatgcaaacataaatgaaaaaatatcatggataatcataaaaaaaacataacagacTCTGgccaagaacataaaaaatgtgTCTTGTAAAAGCTGCAGTAATTGGCGGTCATATTTTTGTGTTGTCTAGACATGAAACATCACTGGTGCATCTCTTAGATAGATATATGGTCCCTGAAATACTTGTCTATCAGTAGAGATAAATAATTACTAGTTATTTCAACTACAAATCATTGAAATACAATCATACAATAAGTATACCATCATTGCACTCACTTGCAGGCAAAGCAATGTGTTGACACTGTTTACTTTATCTCTTAACAAAAACCTGTCCTGTGATTGGTAGGCTGCACCAGCTGGCAGAAACAATGGGCCAATGGTAGGACTGAATACAGGATACACTGACTCAACTAAAACATACATGAAGCTCAGCACAGACCAGGGGACTCAAAACTGAGCCAAAATATTGGCCTTATGGGTTTTGGCAGTTGGGCCAATTTTTTTTAGCCTCACTTGTTACGAGGGTTAAACTTTTAGGTGTGTGGTTACTGTTGCAGTTCATCAATATTCATACCACTGCTtaccacagtttttttttcttcttccaagtTTTTAGGATACTTTAAGTGAAAACCTTTCCCTCTTTGCTAACATAATTATTATACAGTATTTCTGCAAACAGGACCTTTTAAAATTGTTTTATAAAAAGACTTCTCCAAGATAGTATAAAATAGCTAATTCTGATGACACCAAACCTGAGTAATGAATACAAGAACATTAAGAGTTTTGATGTGACTAAAATGGTGAAAACAATACATACCCACTTGAAGGACGGTGCCCAGAAGAAGACGGTCTTTGGACCTATGGAAGAAAAAGTTTCATAGATGAAGATCAGGGTAGAGTGATAAAGACTCATGACAATGCAATCTACAATAAGGAATGGCATCTGGCTTCTTAAAAGGTTTGTTTTGTGACCTCAAACATGACCATGACTGCTCTCATGTATGGAGAACCATAAATTTAGAAGTAGCTAAGCCATGTGGTCATTTCACTTGATGACAGCTCTGAACAATAGAAGGGCCAACCTGtcaggaaatgaggaaatgagcaGAATTGACAACTGTGGGCAAAAGGAAGACTTAATTAAAGACCACAGGGTTGAAAGGGTACATCAAGTAGGAATGGACAAAGTAATGTTAAACTGTTTCTGAATAAAAATTGCTTTCTTGCACCATACTTTGAAAAAATATTGAAGCAAGTATTCACACACAACTTAACAGAGACCTACAACAGTAATAAAAGGTTACTTGCCTGCATCTTGAGGCAATTGCATCAACTTGAAATAACTGTTAAGACACTGATTGAACCAGTTATCATATCAAATCAAAATATACCAAAATAAATTTGTTTCATTTTGACATTTGAAGGATGTAGTTTTCTGAAAAATGACCATTTTATGATAAATTTTAATGTGGTTGCTCTGAAACATTAAGCATTTCCTTTCGAAATCGGTACTTTTCACAGTGAGGAGAGGTATTCTAcagaaatactaaaaatacaaattttaaaaaatagttgttaattaaaaaaaataataaaatctgaaaaaaaactgaggattAGACTAAGGAGTCTATACTAAGGTTATTTGGTGAGGCAAGGGTAACAATCTTGTAGACAGGGATGCAATGAAGCCTGAACTAATGACCCATGGCACTGTTGCTGGGGGGACGATGAAGTGCACAGGAAGACATTAACTTGTTCAAAGCATatggaataaacaaaaatcattAACTAGACACATCAACGAactaaacaaactaaaaaaaaaagtaacatggACGGCCTGAGCATTGGGGTGCAACGTTAAAAGTGATCTGCTTCCACCCGCCAATGCGTCATGACGTCTGCCTACCTGCCGGGTGGTTCCAAAACGGCTGGAACCTGGCAGGCACTATCTTGTCGGCTCTTCTGATCAATGCCCGGTATATCGCAGCCATGGTGGTATGTTCTGAGGgctggaagaggtggaggggtaGTAACAGAAGCAACGCACACAACCACCCGTCAGTCAAGGCCACACCACCACGTAGTAAGCCCGACTGACCGAGCCCGGCGAGCCGCCTGCGTCTTGTTGTGGGCCGTGCACCGCCAAGCTGCGCCGAGTACCACTCAGTTCTCATCTCACTTTATTTATTACAATTTATAGCTCATTGAAAGCTATTATTCCTTTTTAGAAACAAATAACTCTTGTGgaacatttcttttttcaaaGCTACTTACACTTCagcttccaaaaaaaaaaaaatatcaagttaTTGATAACTATTAATAAAACTGATAATTTATGTGAAGATTACCTGAATATCGTCTGTTAGTTATAATAAATACATGATAAAATGAGAGGTTCTTATAATGTTTATCTAGAACAATGGTTACCAGCCTTTTTTCATCACATTACCCGTTTACTGACCAAATTTTTATTAAACCTCTTTGAGCACAGCAGGGAACCGAGCTCCGGCCAGACGTGCCTCTTCCCTCTTACGTTTCCTTCTGCAGCTGCTCCCATGTTCATACGTCTTAATTTTCCAAATGCGTGGTTAGCGCTGAGGGAGACGAGAGTAGAGAGCAAAGGGCTTGAGAGAGGAGCATAGGAAGACCAAGAGCAATACCAGGttggcaaagaagaagaaaaaaaaaaaaaaaaaaaagagaaggtaaaagaaatacaaggaagaTTAAGAAGTATGAAAATGGGAAGAGTGTGACGGAGACGAGATGTTGTGGATGAAGGGCAGAAAAcctctcctttgtgtgtgtacgGATATTTAAACATGGGTTGTTTAAATTGTTATTAAtggtaaa
The Scylla paramamosain isolate STU-SP2022 chromosome 3, ASM3559412v1, whole genome shotgun sequence genome window above contains:
- the LOC135094601 gene encoding mitochondrial pyruvate carrier 2-like isoform X2, which translates into the protein MRIHISFPIVKWSIFQASLPLCTSVWSSRGPGSGAGAAAAPLTFSRPEETQWFVCAVFASTRGNRGEVSSRGGVQGSPRQPSEHTTMAAIYRALIRRADKIVPARFQPFWNHPAGPKTVFFWAPSFKWGLVIAGLGDLARPAEKLSASQSTALAATGTIWSRYSLVIIPKNWYLFSVNMFVAGTGIYQLCRIAHYEWSKGKAKNES
- the LOC135094601 gene encoding uncharacterized protein LOC135094601 isoform X3, with product MRTLTTEPSEHTTMAAIYRALIRRADKIVPARFQPFWNHPAGPKTVFFWAPSFKWGLVIAGLGDLARPAEKLSASQSTALAATGTIWSRYSLVIIPKNWYLFSVNMFVAGTGIYQLCRIAHYEWSKGKAKNES
- the LOC135094601 gene encoding uncharacterized protein LOC135094601 isoform X1, encoding MAFLPRRAEQRQRRLHVTSAPGARRGVAASRKFSPAHTLEQAEGEPDRALEIADSQSSYFCIYSIAKTWIVALSANHAFGKLRRMNMGAAAEGNVRGKRHVWPELGSLLCSKRFNKNLPSEHTTMAAIYRALIRRADKIVPARFQPFWNHPAGPKTVFFWAPSFKWGLVIAGLGDLARPAEKLSASQSTALAATGTIWSRYSLVIIPKNWYLFSVNMFVAGTGIYQLCRIAHYEWSKGKAKNES